Proteins encoded within one genomic window of Streptomyces sp. NBC_01314:
- a CDS encoding MFS transporter, with protein MALFVIASCQLMVVLDITIVNIALPDIQRSLDFSTTSLAWVVNAYTLTFGGLLLLGGRAGDILGRRRVFVFGVLLFVLASLLGGFAQNAGQLLGARALQGVGGAIASPTSLALISTTFREGPERNRAFGVFAAVSAGGGAIGLLAGGILVEWLNWRWVLFVNVPIGLLIVLATPRWIKESERHPGHFDITGALTSTVGMVLLVYGFIRAAQEGWRDALTLASFAGAIAFLALFILVERRSKQPITPLHMFRDRNRAGTYGIMLCLAAAIFGMFFFLTLFVQNVLGFSPLQAGLAFLPVSAVIAVGAGLASKFLPTYGPKPFMVVGAILAAAGLAWLTLTDVHSTYAGSVLGPMLVFSLGMGMEFVSLTLMALSDVPTPETGAASGLLNATQQVGGSLGLSILVTMYGTASTNEAEKQIPDFLSQATPAERLRFEQTGQLPPPWSYEVLTAGVSAAFVMAAIFTVVAALIAVLAIQVRPSDLERLKGGVGPGPG; from the coding sequence ATGGCGTTGTTCGTGATCGCGTCGTGTCAGTTGATGGTGGTGCTGGACATCACCATCGTGAACATCGCGCTGCCGGACATCCAGCGGTCGCTGGACTTCTCCACGACGAGCCTGGCCTGGGTGGTCAACGCGTACACGCTGACCTTCGGCGGGCTGTTGCTGCTGGGCGGGCGGGCCGGGGACATCCTCGGCCGGCGGCGGGTCTTCGTCTTCGGTGTGCTGCTCTTCGTGCTGGCCTCGCTCCTCGGCGGCTTCGCCCAGAACGCGGGCCAACTCCTCGGCGCCCGCGCCCTCCAGGGTGTCGGCGGCGCCATCGCGTCCCCGACGTCCCTCGCGCTGATCAGTACGACGTTCCGTGAAGGACCGGAGCGCAACCGGGCGTTCGGGGTGTTCGCGGCGGTCTCGGCGGGCGGCGGCGCGATCGGGCTGCTCGCGGGCGGCATTCTCGTGGAGTGGCTGAACTGGCGGTGGGTGCTGTTCGTCAACGTGCCGATCGGCCTGCTGATCGTGCTGGCGACGCCGCGCTGGATCAAGGAGTCCGAACGCCACCCGGGGCACTTCGACATCACCGGCGCGCTGACCTCCACCGTGGGCATGGTGCTCTTGGTGTACGGCTTCATCCGGGCCGCGCAGGAAGGCTGGCGGGACGCTCTCACGCTGGCCTCGTTCGCCGGGGCCATCGCCTTTCTCGCCCTGTTCATCCTGGTCGAGCGGCGTTCGAAGCAGCCGATCACCCCGCTGCACATGTTCCGCGACCGGAACCGGGCGGGCACCTACGGAATCATGCTGTGCCTCGCCGCCGCCATCTTCGGCATGTTCTTCTTCCTGACGCTCTTCGTGCAGAACGTGCTCGGCTTCAGCCCGCTGCAGGCCGGGCTCGCCTTCCTGCCGGTCAGTGCGGTCATCGCGGTAGGCGCCGGACTGGCCTCGAAGTTCCTGCCCACGTACGGGCCCAAACCGTTCATGGTGGTGGGTGCGATCCTGGCCGCGGCCGGCCTCGCCTGGCTGACCCTGACCGACGTCCACTCCACCTACGCCGGCAGCGTCCTCGGCCCCATGCTCGTCTTCAGCCTCGGCATGGGCATGGAGTTCGTCTCACTGACCCTGATGGCGCTCTCCGACGTCCCGACCCCCGAGACCGGCGCGGCCTCCGGACTCCTCAACGCCACCCAGCAGGTCGGCGGTTCGCTCGGCCTCTCCATCCTCGTCACGATGTACGGCACGGCCAGCACCAACGAGGCGGAGAAGCAGATCCCGGACTTCCTGTCCCAGGCGACCCCGGCCGAGCGCCTGCGGTTCGAACAGACCGGGCAGCTTCCGCCACCCTGGTCGTACGAGGTGCTCACCGCGGGCGTCTCGGCCGCCTTCGTCATGGCCGCGATCTTCACCGTCGTCGCCGCCCTGATCGCCGTACTGGCCATCCAGGTCAGGCCCTCCGATCTGGAGCGGCTGAAGGGCGGGGTGGGGCCGGGGCCGGGCTGA
- a CDS encoding cellulase family glycosylhydrolase codes for MRSRTRTPALLRPPRTAALAAALLGLLLPLFVFGAPAHAAPTGFRVENGRLLERSGNDFVMRGVNHAHTWYPNQIGSLAHIKAKGANTVRVVLASGDRWTRNDTTDVANVVAQCKRNRLICVLEVHDTTGYGEQSGAVTLSRAADYWISVQSALTGQEDHVIVNIGNEPYGNNNYAGWTADTKAAIQKLRTAGFDHTIMVDAPNWGQDWAFTMRDNAASVFAADPDANTVFSIHMYGVFDTAAEVSDYLNRFVAAKLPIVVGEFGHDHSDGNPDEDAILATAQRLGLGYLGWSWSGNGGGVEYLDMVTNFDPNQLTSWGQRLFNGANGIAATSKEAAIYSSSGGDTTPPTAPGTPTASAATSSSATLTWTAATDATGVTGYDVVRVNGTTETAATTTTSTSATLTGLTPATSYTFAVYARDAAGNRSARSGTVTVTTASGGSTASCALGYRVTGEWSGGFQGEIVIRNTGTSAVNGWTLRWTFPDSQRVSSLWGGTAAQSGAAVTVTAASYTANIPAAGSVTLGFTATRGTTNPAPTTFTLNGAACTST; via the coding sequence ATGAGATCCCGTACGCGCACGCCGGCCCTCCTCCGCCCACCGCGCACGGCCGCACTCGCCGCGGCCCTCCTCGGTCTGCTCCTGCCCCTGTTCGTCTTCGGCGCGCCGGCGCACGCGGCGCCCACCGGTTTCCGTGTCGAGAACGGCCGGCTCCTGGAGCGCTCCGGCAACGACTTCGTGATGCGCGGCGTGAACCACGCCCACACCTGGTATCCGAACCAGATCGGCTCGCTCGCCCACATCAAGGCCAAGGGCGCCAACACCGTGCGCGTCGTCCTGGCCAGCGGCGACCGGTGGACCCGCAACGACACCACCGATGTGGCGAACGTCGTGGCGCAGTGCAAGCGGAACCGGCTCATCTGTGTCCTGGAGGTGCACGACACCACGGGTTACGGCGAGCAGAGCGGGGCGGTCACGCTCTCGCGGGCCGCCGACTACTGGATCAGTGTGCAGAGTGCGCTGACGGGTCAGGAGGACCACGTCATCGTCAACATCGGCAACGAGCCGTACGGCAACAACAACTACGCGGGCTGGACGGCCGACACCAAGGCGGCGATCCAGAAGCTGCGCACCGCCGGATTCGACCACACGATCATGGTCGACGCTCCCAACTGGGGCCAGGACTGGGCGTTCACCATGCGCGACAACGCGGCCTCCGTCTTCGCCGCCGACCCGGACGCCAACACGGTCTTCTCCATCCACATGTACGGCGTCTTCGACACGGCGGCGGAGGTCAGCGACTACCTCAACCGGTTCGTGGCGGCGAAACTCCCCATCGTGGTGGGTGAGTTCGGCCACGACCATTCGGACGGCAACCCCGACGAGGACGCCATCCTCGCCACCGCGCAGCGACTCGGCCTCGGTTATCTCGGCTGGTCCTGGAGCGGCAACGGCGGCGGTGTGGAGTACCTGGACATGGTCACGAACTTCGACCCGAACCAGCTGACCAGTTGGGGACAGCGCCTCTTCAACGGCGCGAACGGCATCGCCGCCACGTCCAAGGAGGCCGCGATCTACTCCTCCTCCGGCGGCGACACCACTCCCCCGACGGCTCCCGGAACCCCGACCGCCTCCGCGGCGACCTCCTCGTCCGCCACCCTGACCTGGACCGCCGCCACCGACGCGACCGGCGTCACGGGCTACGACGTGGTCCGCGTCAACGGCACCACCGAGACCGCCGCGACCACCACGACAAGCACCTCCGCCACCCTCACGGGCCTGACTCCCGCCACCTCGTACACCTTCGCCGTCTACGCGCGCGACGCGGCCGGCAACCGCTCGGCGCGCTCGGGAACGGTGACCGTCACGACCGCCTCCGGCGGTTCCACGGCGTCCTGTGCTCTCGGCTACCGGGTGACGGGCGAGTGGTCCGGCGGTTTCCAGGGCGAGATCGTCATCCGCAACACCGGCACCTCGGCGGTCAACGGGTGGACCCTCCGCTGGACCTTCCCCGACAGTCAGCGCGTCTCCAGCCTGTGGGGCGGCACGGCGGCCCAGTCCGGCGCTGCCGTCACCGTCACCGCCGCCTCCTACACCGCGAACATCCCCGCGGCGGGCTCGGTCACCCTCGGCTTCACGGCGACACGCGGCACCACGAACCCCGCTCCGACCACGTTCACGCTCAACGGGGCGGCCTGCACGTCGACTTGA
- a CDS encoding GDSL-type esterase/lipase family protein: MRNTRHSPVRHLPLLGLLAALLLSIGLTLAPPAAAADTAATPARVMPLGDSITGSPGCWRAVLWNRLRTAGYTDIDFVGTLGTQGCGQEHDGDNEGHGGELVTNVADQNLLPARLAATLPDIVVMHFGTNDVWSSIAPDRILAAYTKLVGQMRASNPDMRILVAQLIPMNPGSCSGCAQRVVDFNARIPDWARATSTGDSPVTVVDQWTGFSTATDTNDGVHPNAAGDDKIAARWYPALSSVLDAWVPGDPGDPGDPGGGQPACGAVFRATNVWQGGYQGEVTVTNTSASTVSGWTVTVVPAGGARLTQVWNGTSTTATDGTATVTNASWNGTLAPGASATFGFVATTSATAGTPSATVGCTARAAASS, translated from the coding sequence ATGCGCAACACCCGACATTCCCCCGTACGGCACCTACCGCTTCTCGGCCTCCTGGCCGCCCTGCTCCTGTCCATCGGACTGACCCTCGCGCCGCCCGCGGCGGCGGCCGACACGGCGGCGACCCCCGCGCGCGTCATGCCGCTCGGCGACTCGATCACCGGCTCGCCCGGCTGCTGGCGGGCGGTGCTGTGGAACCGGCTGCGCACCGCCGGCTACACGGACATCGACTTCGTCGGCACGCTCGGCACGCAGGGCTGCGGGCAGGAGCACGACGGCGACAACGAGGGCCACGGCGGCGAGTTGGTGACCAACGTCGCCGACCAGAACCTGCTGCCCGCCCGGCTGGCCGCGACACTTCCAGACATCGTTGTCATGCACTTCGGCACCAACGACGTGTGGAGCAGCATCGCCCCCGACCGCATTCTCGCCGCGTACACCAAGCTGGTCGGGCAGATGCGGGCCTCCAACCCGGACATGCGGATCCTCGTCGCGCAGCTCATCCCCATGAACCCCGGCAGCTGCTCGGGCTGCGCGCAGCGGGTCGTCGACTTCAACGCGCGGATCCCGGACTGGGCCCGGGCGACGAGCACCGGCGACTCGCCCGTGACCGTGGTCGACCAGTGGACGGGGTTCAGCACGGCGACCGACACGAACGACGGAGTGCATCCGAACGCCGCGGGCGACGACAAGATCGCCGCTCGTTGGTACCCGGCGCTGAGTTCGGTTCTGGACGCGTGGGTGCCTGGTGATCCGGGCGACCCCGGCGATCCGGGTGGCGGTCAGCCCGCGTGTGGTGCGGTCTTCCGGGCCACCAACGTCTGGCAGGGCGGCTACCAGGGCGAGGTGACGGTGACGAACACCTCCGCGTCCACCGTCTCGGGCTGGACCGTGACCGTCGTACCGGCCGGCGGGGCCCGTCTCACCCAGGTCTGGAACGGGACCTCGACCACAGCGACCGACGGCACGGCCACGGTCACCAACGCCTCGTGGAACGGCACGCTCGCACCGGGCGCGAGCGCCACGTTCGGGTTCGTCGCCACGACCTCCGCCACGGCCGGGACGCCGTCGGCGACGGTCGGTTGCACGGCGAGGGCTGCCGCCTCCTCGTAA
- a CDS encoding right-handed parallel beta-helix repeat-containing protein, protein MRPQRFTACVSLLSVLAGGLLALSAPAAHAAGSLYVATGGSDSNAGTLAAPLRTIQRAVDLAQAGDSILIRGGTYAPTTNIQLLKSGTASQPIRLGNYNGERVVIDGEGMPYTPGAVGSSIPRAQRGAIHIEGEYWRLSGLEIANGPYGIFGVDTSGNVFERLVTRNNYESGVHIQGASSANQFINLDSYGNRDPRKNGESADGLAIKEGSGTGNVVRGARLWNNSDDGLDFWEFLSPVTIEGSGAYGNGYNRWSLPNYTGDGNGFKLGGGGDADLPAAHVVRNSVAWDNSAGGFIDNANPGALVAERCTAWRNKGTGFDFADADGTLTKNLAVANGTNVSLGSNSGGSGNSWNLGGTWSFTSTDATTITGARAADGSIPTSTFLRPANGADVGARL, encoded by the coding sequence ATGCGTCCACAGCGATTCACCGCGTGCGTAAGCCTGTTGAGCGTCCTGGCCGGCGGCCTCCTCGCCCTGTCCGCCCCCGCCGCGCACGCCGCCGGCAGCCTCTACGTGGCGACCGGCGGCAGCGACAGCAACGCCGGCACACTGGCGGCTCCGCTGCGCACCATCCAGCGGGCCGTGGACCTGGCGCAGGCGGGCGACTCGATCCTGATCCGGGGCGGGACATATGCGCCGACCACGAACATCCAGTTGCTCAAGAGCGGTACGGCGAGTCAGCCCATCAGGCTGGGCAACTACAACGGCGAGCGCGTCGTCATCGACGGCGAGGGGATGCCCTACACGCCCGGCGCGGTCGGCTCCAGCATCCCCCGGGCCCAGCGGGGCGCGATCCACATCGAGGGGGAGTACTGGCGGCTGAGCGGGCTGGAGATCGCCAACGGGCCGTACGGGATCTTCGGCGTGGACACCAGTGGCAATGTCTTCGAGCGGCTGGTCACGCGGAACAACTACGAGTCCGGCGTGCACATCCAGGGCGCGTCGAGCGCCAACCAGTTCATCAATCTGGACAGCTACGGCAACCGGGACCCGCGCAAGAACGGCGAGAGCGCCGACGGCCTGGCGATCAAGGAAGGCTCCGGGACGGGCAACGTGGTGCGTGGGGCCCGGCTGTGGAACAACTCCGACGACGGGCTGGACTTCTGGGAGTTCCTCTCTCCGGTGACCATCGAGGGAAGCGGCGCGTACGGGAACGGCTACAACCGCTGGAGCCTGCCGAACTACACCGGTGACGGCAACGGCTTCAAGCTCGGCGGCGGCGGTGACGCGGACCTGCCCGCGGCGCATGTCGTGCGCAACAGCGTGGCGTGGGACAACTCGGCGGGCGGGTTCATCGACAACGCCAACCCCGGCGCGCTGGTGGCCGAGCGCTGCACAGCATGGCGCAACAAGGGCACGGGGTTCGACTTCGCCGACGCCGACGGCACGCTGACGAAGAACCTCGCGGTGGCCAACGGCACGAATGTCTCGCTGGGCTCGAACTCCGGCGGGAGCGGCAACTCCTGGAACCTCGGCGGCACCTGGTCCTTCACGAGCACCGACGCGACCACGATCACCGGAGCCAGGGCGGCCGACGGCTCCATCCCGACCTCGACCTTCCTGCGGCCCGCGAACGGCGCGGATGTCGGGGCGCGGCTCTGA
- a CDS encoding TetR/AcrR family transcriptional regulator, protein MWQKKGAALRSDAQRNRERILAVALTELTRSADAPLSRIARKACVGQGTFYRHFPTREALVLEVYRHEMRQVADSAAELLATREPDRALREWMDRLARFALTKAGLADAIRQATCDPDSPDKPGNAPVYEAAELLLRAGEKAGTVRAGVTADDFFLAIAGLWQIGPRDDWQPRATRLLDLVMDGLRAGTPEAR, encoded by the coding sequence GTGTGGCAGAAGAAGGGTGCCGCTCTGCGCTCGGACGCACAGCGGAACCGCGAGCGCATCCTGGCGGTCGCGCTGACCGAGTTGACGCGCTCCGCGGACGCGCCCCTGAGCAGGATCGCCAGGAAGGCGTGCGTCGGACAGGGCACGTTCTACCGCCACTTCCCCACCCGGGAGGCCCTCGTCCTGGAGGTCTACCGGCACGAGATGCGACAGGTCGCCGACTCCGCCGCCGAGTTGCTCGCCACCCGTGAACCGGACCGGGCGCTCCGCGAGTGGATGGACCGCCTCGCCCGGTTCGCCCTGACCAAGGCGGGCCTCGCGGACGCGATCCGCCAGGCCACCTGCGACCCCGACAGCCCCGACAAGCCGGGAAACGCACCGGTGTACGAAGCCGCCGAACTCCTGCTCCGCGCGGGCGAGAAGGCCGGGACCGTCCGCGCCGGAGTCACCGCCGACGACTTCTTCCTCGCGATCGCCGGCCTCTGGCAGATAGGCCCCCGGGACGACTGGCAGCCGCGCGCCACCCGCCTCCTCGACCTCGTCATGGACGGACTGCGCGCCGGGACACCGGAAGCGCGGTGA
- a CDS encoding (2Fe-2S)-binding protein: MSPATSSTYSAITLNINGEKHTLSVDHRTTLLDALRERLDMTGTKKGCDQGQCGACTVLVDGRRNVSCLQLAVAAEGREITTIEGVADGDELNPVQQAFLDLDGFQCGYCTPGQICSAIAVIEEHAAGWPSAVTDDVRPEAGPPPLTPGEIRERMSGNLCRCGAYVSIVEAVARAAADSTAKTKEAVA; this comes from the coding sequence ATGTCCCCAGCCACCTCCTCGACGTACAGCGCCATCACCTTGAACATCAACGGCGAGAAGCACACGCTCTCCGTCGACCACCGCACCACCCTGCTCGACGCGCTGCGTGAGCGACTCGACATGACCGGCACCAAGAAGGGCTGCGACCAGGGGCAGTGCGGTGCCTGCACCGTCCTCGTCGACGGGCGCCGCAACGTCTCCTGTCTGCAGCTGGCGGTGGCCGCCGAGGGACGCGAGATCACCACCATCGAGGGCGTCGCCGACGGGGACGAACTGAACCCCGTGCAGCAGGCGTTCCTCGATCTCGACGGCTTCCAGTGCGGCTACTGCACCCCGGGCCAGATCTGTTCGGCCATCGCGGTCATCGAGGAGCACGCGGCGGGCTGGCCCAGCGCCGTCACCGACGACGTCCGTCCCGAGGCGGGACCGCCACCGCTCACGCCCGGGGAGATCCGGGAGCGGATGAGCGGCAACCTGTGCCGCTGCGGCGCCTACGTGTCGATCGTCGAGGCCGTCGCCCGCGCCGCCGCCGACAGCACCGCGAAGACCAAGGAGGCCGTGGCGTGA
- a CDS encoding xanthine dehydrogenase family protein subunit M gives MKEFDYQRAYDVSGAVALLGADPEARFLGGGTNLVDLMKTGVERPARLVDVRELPLDGIESTGDGGLRIGATVTNSDLAAHPEVRRRYPALTQAVLAGASGQLRNMATVGGNLLQRTRCGYFADVTQPCNKRTPGSGCPAIEGEHHNHAVLGASAHCVATHPSDMGVALAAFDAVVTYETADGPGESPLADFYLPVGDTPHIETALPPGALITGVILPPAPVAARSRYRKVRERASYAFAIGSIAAALDVRDGVVHEVRLAFGAVASRPWRAYAAERVLTGAPADAETFAAAADAELAAAEPLPHNGYKVTLMRNLVVAVLSELTEEATR, from the coding sequence GTGAAGGAGTTCGACTACCAGCGGGCGTACGACGTCTCCGGCGCGGTCGCCCTGCTCGGCGCCGACCCCGAGGCCCGCTTCCTCGGCGGCGGCACCAACCTCGTCGACCTGATGAAGACCGGCGTCGAGCGGCCCGCCCGCCTCGTCGACGTCCGCGAACTCCCCCTCGACGGTATCGAGTCGACCGGGGACGGCGGACTGCGGATCGGCGCGACCGTCACCAACAGCGACCTCGCCGCCCACCCCGAAGTCCGCCGCCGCTACCCGGCGCTGACCCAGGCGGTCCTGGCCGGCGCCTCCGGGCAGCTGCGCAACATGGCCACCGTCGGCGGCAACCTCCTGCAGCGCACCCGCTGCGGCTACTTCGCCGACGTCACCCAGCCCTGCAACAAGCGGACCCCCGGCAGCGGCTGCCCCGCGATCGAGGGCGAGCACCACAACCACGCCGTCCTGGGCGCCTCCGCGCACTGCGTGGCCACCCACCCCTCCGACATGGGTGTGGCCCTGGCCGCCTTCGACGCCGTCGTCACCTACGAAACGGCCGACGGGCCGGGTGAATCGCCGCTCGCCGACTTCTACCTCCCGGTGGGCGACACCCCGCACATCGAGACGGCCCTGCCGCCGGGCGCCCTCATCACCGGCGTCATCCTGCCGCCCGCCCCCGTCGCCGCGCGCTCCCGCTACCGCAAGGTCCGCGAGCGCGCCTCGTACGCCTTCGCCATCGGCTCGATCGCCGCCGCGCTCGACGTCCGGGACGGCGTCGTGCACGAGGTGCGGCTGGCCTTCGGGGCGGTCGCCTCCCGGCCGTGGCGGGCCTACGCGGCGGAGCGCGTGCTGACCGGGGCACCGGCCGACGCCGAGACCTTCGCGGCCGCCGCCGACGCAGAACTGGCCGCCGCCGAGCCGCTGCCGCACAACGGATACAAGGTGACACTGATGCGCAACCTCGTCGTGGCCGTCCTGTCCGAACTCACCGAGGAGGCCACCCGATGA
- a CDS encoding xanthine dehydrogenase family protein molybdopterin-binding subunit — translation MTTAPTAHQDAVGTAHTRVEGRDKVTGAARYAGEIPFTGLVHGWLALSTVARGRIRAIDTADALGMPGVLVVLTHENAPRVTTDYAGLMGMKPDPTTAVFQHDRVPHRGWPVALVVAETSEQAREAAEALVVHYEQETHDIAFAAGHPDAYALDAFGPAVIEKGDLDAELAASAAVVDAEYSTPEEHHNPMEPHAVTVRWEGGRLEVLDSNQGTMWVAGELASLFSLDPASVWVRSEHVGGGFGSKGVRAHQVAAVMAATVLQRPVRVVMTRRQMFSLAGYRSPTSQRVRLGADPDGRLRALEHRSQSLTSTVHEFIESAAGPARVMYAADAHHTANKVVRLDVPTPTWMRAPGEAPGSFALESAFDELAEKLGIDPIELRARNEPERGPVSGLPFGSRNLHACFREGARRFGWADRDPRPGVRRDGRWLLGTGTAAASFGAGAAPSTAAVTAEADGTFTVRINAADIGTGARTALTLVAADALEVAPNQVRVRIGDSDFGPAMIAGGSMGTRSWAWAVTLAAGELRERLALGAGVPPEGITVRSDTTAAIGALAQKERHSYGAQFAEVAVDPATGEVRVRRMLGVFAAGKIVNPLTARNQLVGGMIWGISMALHEEAVRDRASGGHYGADLAGYHVAAHADVPAVEADWVDDPDPDDPVGIKGIGEIGIVGAAAAVANAVWHATGVRHRHLPIRPDRVLMAGRDA, via the coding sequence ATGACCACCGCCCCCACGGCACACCAGGACGCCGTCGGCACCGCGCACACCCGGGTCGAAGGCCGCGACAAGGTCACCGGAGCCGCCCGCTACGCCGGAGAGATCCCCTTCACCGGACTCGTCCACGGCTGGCTGGCGCTGTCCACCGTGGCCCGCGGCCGGATCCGGGCGATCGACACCGCCGACGCGCTCGGGATGCCGGGCGTGCTCGTGGTCCTGACCCACGAGAACGCCCCGCGCGTCACGACCGACTACGCGGGTCTCATGGGGATGAAACCCGACCCGACCACCGCCGTCTTCCAGCACGACCGGGTACCCCACAGGGGCTGGCCGGTGGCGCTGGTGGTCGCCGAGACCTCCGAGCAGGCCAGGGAGGCCGCCGAGGCGCTGGTCGTGCACTACGAACAGGAGACGCACGACATCGCGTTCGCCGCCGGTCACCCGGACGCGTACGCGCTGGACGCCTTCGGCCCCGCGGTGATCGAGAAGGGCGACCTGGACGCCGAACTCGCCGCCTCCGCCGCCGTCGTGGACGCCGAGTACTCCACCCCCGAGGAACACCACAACCCGATGGAGCCGCACGCCGTGACGGTCCGCTGGGAGGGGGGTCGGCTCGAAGTCCTCGACTCCAACCAGGGCACCATGTGGGTCGCCGGTGAACTCGCCAGCCTGTTCTCCCTCGACCCGGCCTCGGTGTGGGTCCGCTCCGAGCACGTCGGCGGCGGCTTCGGCAGCAAGGGCGTCCGCGCGCACCAGGTCGCCGCCGTCATGGCCGCGACCGTCCTCCAGCGCCCCGTGCGGGTGGTCATGACCCGGCGCCAGATGTTCTCCCTGGCCGGCTACCGCAGCCCCACCAGCCAGCGGGTCCGGCTCGGCGCCGACCCCGACGGACGGCTGCGCGCCCTGGAGCACCGCTCCCAGAGCCTCACCTCGACCGTCCACGAGTTCATCGAGTCGGCCGCCGGCCCGGCCCGTGTGATGTACGCCGCCGACGCCCACCACACGGCAAACAAGGTCGTACGGCTCGACGTGCCGACCCCGACGTGGATGCGCGCGCCCGGCGAGGCACCGGGGTCGTTCGCGCTGGAGTCGGCGTTCGACGAACTCGCCGAGAAGCTGGGCATCGACCCGATCGAGCTGCGGGCCCGCAACGAGCCCGAGCGGGGCCCCGTGTCCGGGTTGCCGTTCGGCAGCCGCAACCTGCACGCCTGCTTCCGCGAAGGCGCCCGCAGGTTCGGCTGGGCGGACCGTGACCCGCGCCCCGGGGTGCGCCGCGACGGCCGCTGGCTGCTCGGCACCGGCACGGCGGCGGCCTCCTTCGGCGCGGGAGCCGCGCCGTCCACGGCCGCCGTGACGGCCGAGGCCGACGGCACCTTCACCGTGCGGATCAACGCGGCGGACATCGGCACCGGTGCCCGCACCGCGCTCACCCTGGTCGCCGCCGACGCGCTGGAAGTCGCACCGAACCAGGTCCGGGTGCGGATCGGGGACAGCGACTTCGGACCCGCCATGATCGCCGGTGGCTCGATGGGCACTCGCTCCTGGGCCTGGGCCGTCACCCTCGCGGCAGGCGAACTGCGGGAGCGGCTCGCGCTCGGCGCCGGCGTCCCACCGGAGGGCATCACCGTCCGCTCCGACACCACCGCCGCCATCGGCGCCCTCGCCCAGAAGGAACGCCACTCCTACGGCGCCCAGTTCGCCGAGGTCGCCGTGGACCCCGCCACCGGCGAGGTACGCGTGCGCCGCATGCTCGGCGTCTTCGCGGCGGGAAAGATCGTCAACCCGCTCACCGCCCGCAACCAGCTCGTAGGCGGCATGATCTGGGGCATCTCCATGGCCCTCCACGAGGAGGCGGTACGCGACCGGGCGTCCGGCGGCCACTACGGCGCCGACCTCGCCGGCTACCACGTGGCCGCGCACGCCGACGTGCCCGCCGTCGAGGCGGACTGGGTGGACGACCCCGACCCCGACGACCCCGTCGGCATCAAGGGCATCGGCGAGATCGGCATCGTGGGCGCGGCGGCGGCCGTCGCCAACGCCGTCTGGCACGCCACCGGCGTACGTCACCGCCATCTGCCGATCCGGCCCGACCGCGTTCTCATGGCGGGCCGGGATGCTTGA